The sequence GGAAACATGTTGCCGCAGCTTTTCAAAAGTCCATTCATGGTTTAAACTGATTTCCCGTAGTTTGTTCTCACTTACCTCTGACAAAAAGACACCAAATCGCTTAGAATACAGCTGGTCGTACTGATCTACCATatgcaagagaaaagcaaaatcatTTTTGACATCGGGTATATCACTGAAGCTACTCTCTTCTCTGACCTTTTCAAAGGAATACTCTTTCAAAGGTATTCGGAACAGCCAGAAAAGCGTGTAGAGACAGATAAAACCATAGACACAGATGAGGGAAATATAGCTGATAAGCAGCTTCTTCAACATGTAAGCCATGTTGTGTGTACATTCAAACTGTGTGTAGCCAATCAGGTGTTCCACTTTCGGGTTGCAGATGTGTTCGAAACTAATGGTGTTGACAAAGTTCGCAGTATAGCAGAGAATAAATATGAACTTGACGGTCTTGATGACAGTCTGGCCAACATAGAGCTTGTAAATCAGATCACTGTCCTCCACGTGAGCCCGGAACTTACGGACTTTCTCAAACAGCGCTTTGGCTTGTTCACCATCTTTCTTATCTAAAATAGTGACGCTGGGAACCTCAATCATCGGTTTGTCAGCTGAAAATTTGAAGCCAGACTTTGTTATCATGGGAGTGCTGGCACTCGGGCTTCCTTCGTCACTGCTAGTGGAAACATACTTGGGCAGGGACTGGGCGCCAGTTAACCGCTGTTTGTTCTCCTCAGAGTCCTCACATGCCGTTTCAGACAATGCTTTTGTAGTCCAAGGGGACTCAAAGCACTTCCCTAATATAGACACAAAATGCTCAATTTTTGAGCAAGTCTTGGGATACTTGAACCAAAAATTGCTACTGACTATTAAAATGATAGTATGGATGAGAACAAGATAGGGAAAATACTTTGAATACCAAGGAAGAGCCAAATGATAGCACATCTGGTTAATAAACACGTATTGCTGAAAATCCAAATTTGTTTTACGGCCCAAAGAATCTTTCTGCTCCTTCTTCAGCTCCTGGCCTGATTCAGTGGGTTGGTACTGAGAAGAGGTAGCTCCGCTCAGAGGTACGTCAGGTGTGACAGTAGGGGCACTTCCGAAGGAAACCGTTCTCATTGACGTTTCTTCTCCTTGACCAGTGGTTGTTTCAACAGTGGTGAAGTCAGCCTTCCCTGATGTGCCGGGTTGTGCTTTTGAATTTACAGTAGACTGCAAAACTGGTAAGCAGACCACCTGGTCTTTGGTCAGCTGCATGGTTCCAGCAAAAATAGCAACCATTAGCATGACAACGGCTAGATAATCCATAAATACATCCCACCATGGTTTCAAGATCCGATAAGTTGGCTGGATGTCATTAAGCGATGCAACTTCTGCAAGGGTAAacattcctacaagagaacaaaGACAGAATCAGTACTGTTGACTCATAGGCAGGTTAACAATCACTCCATGATATACAGAACCTCAGAAGGTTCCAGTTTTCACTGTTTTGTTGCCTCTCACACACTGTCCACCATTCCACTCAACACGGTTTTCTCAAAGGATGTGTGCTGAAATGGTACATTAGTAACAAAACAGAAGTCTTCTCACTTCAGGCCAAAtgacatttatgtatatttgtgACTTCCCAGTATAAGCATCAAGGCCTGCTCTGTGCAACTGAAATATCTGAAAGGCAAAGTGCTGTAGCTTGCATATATTAATAACATGAATAGCAACAACTGATTACACTGCATAAAATCAAATTTTGTAAAAATGACTGCTTGAGTCTAAACACCTGAAATCCAGCACTAACGTTATTTTGCAGTACcttgcatttttaaataaaatagcatCTGTTAAATTCTTTGCACCTTGCTCACGACTTGCATAGCACATTTTATGCCTCTTGTTACATTATGAGCAATGTCTCTCATTTCTTTTCGTTTAACACAGTAACAGTCAATGTGTCTCACTCCTTGCTATTGAGCATCCACATTGCTTACCAGATTGATTGGCTTCTTTCCCTTAAGTACCACTGCACATGGGAAAGTCTTGCAGTTACTGTGTGAATATTTGGCACAATTGTTTTAATGTGTTTGGATGTTTTACTGTGAAGAAATAGTTCCATCTATTAATTGGACCAAATGGTActgtataatttttttcctcaattaaTAAAGAAATAATCCTTCCTCAGAAAAATCCAACCCAGCtaaccaagaaaaaaaacccatagcTCTTTCTTAACATAATGGTGAAAGTATTTTTCAGATTGTCATCACAGGAAGCTGGTTGGTCCAGGTAGCACAGGACCAGCCTGCAAGGCTTTAAATATGTGCACTGTGAGACAAAGTGGCAAACTGATAGTGTGAGAGTCCAAACCTCTCTGCAGCTTTAAGtagcttgctttgttttctgttttgacaaAATATAGAGGACTCAACTtaccagttttttaaaaaataagcttcCTGTGCAAGCAGGATGTGGTAAAATCATCATTTTAACTGCTGAACTTCTGACATAAATTTGCCATTTCTAAAGCAAAATATGCAGCTGGTGtgcacacatggagcagggaaggagacaTGGATGCACACGATCACATGGAGTCCGGCTCCTTTTGGCTGGGAGAAGAATGGCTCAGCAGAGCACAAGTAGATCAAAGCGTACAGTATAGAGACGCATCTGATCTATTATCTTTAACTTGTAGCATACCAATTCATAGACACCTGCACCTTACAAACCCTAAGGGACAATGTCACAGGCAATGAATATACAACACAATAATTTGATTATTTCTAGTCCACATGCCCCTGAAGAAAATATCAGACATTTCTACACATGAAACTCAAATATCAGCTACTGCTTATATGGTCAGAGGCCCGCATTAGCCCCTCTTCTTCCCTGCACCAGCACAGGCAGCCCCCGCAATCTCAGGCTGCGGGGAAGGTCAGCAGTCGCGATACAGAGCATGGAGCTCACGATGAAAGCATCTCCTGCACCACAGGGAGGGATCCGGCCCCTGGCCGCCCACGCTCTCTCCCAGGAGATTGTACCAGTTGTGCATTCTGAGCCTGGGATGGGGTGAAGACAGCCAGAGAGGACAGGGTTTTATCTCACTGCAGCACTCATCTCCCTTGGTGCTCTTTGCGCAGTCACCAAAATGTAAAAGTTAAGACTCAGTTCCTCAGGGAATAGGAGAATGAACTTCCAGCCTGCTAGCCCTTTATTTTCCTGCGTGCAAATGAATGTCAAATACTCCTCCCTCACCAGTAACACCAGTTGTTGGGTTCTTGCACAAGAGCCTCCTCCCAGCAGCCTGGTCCCTCAGCccttgcccagggctgcagctgccaTAGGAAGTGCTGGGGGACACAGACCAGCAACACACCCCACAGCTATCAGACCTGCCAGTGCTGTGCTTGCAGCTAACCACCAACTCCCATTTTCTTTAACGTCTCCCAGTGCTTACGTAGCCTGAGTCACAGGCTAGGTAACTGCTCGCCCTAGAATTGCTACCTTTGACATTTCAATAACAACCGTGCGCAAAAGAAGAGCATTAGTCATTTGTGCAAATGTGAACAGACAGATATAAAAGGACACTCCCAACTCCTAAGGCACAACTGCTACCTGCTCAGGGCAGGAGATCCacaaaacagcagcagaggtttatttttgttttccctgcatggattgttttttccctctctcttagCAGCTGTTTGGAAGGGATGCTCTCATGGATCTCCAGGCTGTTTTCACTGTGAGACCCCCACCTTGGCAGCCACAAGAAATTCTCCTCCGCTGGATTACTACCGCAACAGTTCAAGAGGAGAGCGCGGAGCTGAACGCGTAGCAAGGACAAGCCACACGTGCTTATTCCAGGGCTGTGCCATATACAGGGCAAAGCGTCAGGCAGGGCGGGAAGGAGGAATGAGATACCAGCTGTAACACACACAGGTCACTGCTACTCTTGTTCCTCTGGGGCTGGTCTCTCCCTCAGCTCTGACCTGCCTAATTACGTGGGAAGTTACTTCATCGCAGTTTGCGGCACAACTCCCTTCACAAAATGAAGGTGATTCTTTTGCATCTGCCGTGAAAACACATGGATAAAGCACTGAAACCCAAGTGCTGCGGACATGGCTGCTCTAAGCAACTGAAATAATGGAAAAGAAAGAGCACAAAGTGGTTCCAGCTAGAGACTTagaagaaacaataaaaaaaaagctaaagctaAAAAGCACCTCTCTCAGACACATAAAATGGTTTCAAAAAAGGTTAGGAGACACAACAGAGCCTGTGTAATCCTCTTTGTGAGGCTGTAGACAGCCTGGTGTAACAGGAGCTTTACACCAAGCAGCACTACATTCACTGCTCTGAACATGTCTTTTCTTTCAAGTTACTGATACTCACAGAAGAGCTACTATTTTGGCAGAGATTAGCAGttataaaacacaaaaaaaaccctctgtggCATTACTAACACTGTGTCTCCTAAAAGAGAAGCAGACCTTTTCTAGATAGCAAAAGTCAattccagcagctgaaaacaagtttcagtccTTCCATTCCAtgtctaaaatatttaaatgctcTGAGTTCTAAAAGACAAAAACTATAAACCTACACACAGTATATGACACCTTCTGACAAGCTGCAAATAAATTTGATATTTTCTCTCTAAAAATCTATCATTACATGCATTGGTGTTTGAGTTTACTAAACTAATAACCATACAAgttaacttttattttctttttgcagatGCTAACCAGATGCCAGCCAAACTATTAAGAGGTCTACTACTGTGCTGCAACATTTCGGGGTCGTCTTCATTCCAAGATTAAACTCCTTACTTAAAGCTTACTCTCCAGAATATTCCTTGGAGCAGACAGTATTTTCATCTCCTTTCCAGGCTGCCAGACCGGATTTCACAACAAACTGCTGTGACGACACGGTAGCAAAAACCCAACAAGAAGAAGAAGTGCGTGCCACAGTCTGTGCCCAGCAGGCAGAGCCCGCAGCCCCCACCACAGGCCTTCTCCCCTCAAGGCCAGCGCAAGCTCTGCTCACAGCCCCACGCAAAACAAGTCTGTAAGTAGGTAGCTCAAACTAAAGAACAATGcactatccagctgaaaagccaAAATATCTGATTTCTTACGGCgaaaatatgtatttctttcaGCCCTTCTCAGGGTTTGCAAGGCGTTGAATGGATCCTGAGTGTCAGCAGAACATGGGGTTTTGACACACGACGATCTAGACCCAAACTAGAAAACTCTGGTTCTTGAAGAGAAATAATCTTTAATTTCCAATACGGAATTTCAGGACACAGTCTCTTTTTTAAAACAGCATATTACAGTCCAGTTTTAATAACCCTAGATTTTAATTAAAGTTTGCTTATTACAGCCTATTTAGGGCTGTGCAGCTACACAAAATAACAAAGACCTTTAAATTTTATCAAATAATCGTTTTTTCTCACAAACCCTTCGTCTCCAGTTATGTAATTCAGATGACTCTCCAGGATAACATTAACCTCTCCCAGCTCTGTCCATTACCTCCATCTACCTACTGGCTGCATTCtctctcctggaaaaaaaaaaaaaaggaaatctttatCCTGAACAAACGCAACTGTTCTAAGCACAACTGTTTCTTGCTATTTCCTAACATTTTAGGTGGAAAAAAGTAAGAGTTCTGAAAGCAGCATAGTGCTACCTTCCTTTTCATTGCTAATGTGATATGGAGCTCTAGAACTAAAGccacttttcttttaaattttgcaGTTATATAAGTTGCAGTgaacaaaaccagaatataaaaagaaaaaacccctgACAATGACAATACAATTGTTATAAGCTATAGGCCCACATTAAACTCAGCAAGGGTAACAACTGATTTCATAGATCATACTTCCTACCCAGTGATAATCCTTTTATTAGTCTTAAAGGAAAGCTATAATAGAAAGAGATCAGAATGTAATTAACCCGGTAAATTTTTCTGACGTATCTCAGACTAAATGCTGAAATACAAAGTGGACATATTTGAGTTATTTGTTAAGAAACTGATCTAACTTAAATACAGAAGTTAGAGGAAAAGGAAGCAGCAGATTGGTATGTCACTAATGTTTATTTACATCCTACTTCTTCCTGTACTCACTGATAAAAACTTCATCTGTCTGCCCCTGTAATTCACTGGCCCTCCTGTTTCAAAAGCATATTTAAAGCAAATTCAAAATtagaacaaacaaataaaaccagaactGTAGCACATGAACCTCTCATTTTACTTTCATGTTCTCAAGACTTTGAACAAGGCCACtttgtttcagaaaacaaaaagattcTTGAGTTAGCCTTGTCACTACAACTGGTCAAGaattaaacagcaacaacaacaaaaaaatccccacacaacaaaccaaacaatatttctagtttgaaaagaaaaagtgctATCATGAACAAAATTGTTTTCTCCCTTCCCACAGGAAAttaaggaggagaagaaaggatTTCCCATAACGAAAAGGCTTTTCTAGCTTGCTTTTGATCAAGAGATCATAGGTTTACATTTATTTCCGGTGTATATTTTACTGTCTTTCTACCATTTCTACTTCCTTTGTCTTTCTACTTCTGCAATGTCTTATAAGGCAGGCAATTAGAACTTAATGCGATAAGAAAGGATTATGAGAGTCCTCTTAGCCAGGATGCTGTGACTATGGGTTGTTCCACAGATAAtctgcaaagatcaaaatatggtaccatcctttttttttcctccctacagAATCAAGTGTAAGGAGCCCCAAAGCCTTTGTAAAATAATGCATAAAGACATCCAGAAAAGAGCCTACCAACGCACTGATGCATTCTGAGTGTACAGACACAGCCATCACCTGCATTGGTTATTCAGTTTCTGAGATTAAgagaaatttaaaacaaactgaaGGAGGTTTAAGCAAAACACCAGTAGGCTTTGCAATCTGGTAACAGAGATAAAGTGTCCTTGCTACTGGAGCTTGGAACATTACAACTGTTCCTAGTGTAGTTTGCAGCTCCTGGTGTGTTGGCCGAGGTGCTGCCTCTGGGCAGCTGCACCAGCCTGTTGGAAAGAGAGGAATTAACTCTCTGCTGCTTCACTCCATGGGGGTTTATCGTGCTTTGCTTTATCTGATCTGACTCAAGTTACAAAACCAGTTTCAGGTACAACGGCGAAATGatttgctgcttcttcagcaATGGAAGGTACTGTAGAACTTAGACCAGAACACAAGGACTACCTTGTGGCTTACAGTATCGAATACGCCCTGATTAGTTCTTATGTGTCAGGGAGATCAGAAACAGATGTAACGTAAGAACCTGcatggaaaaatatttctgttaatttTTCCACCAAATTAAAATGACAAGCATTCCCATGCACTACTTCTTCTCTAAACATCTGACAGTGACCAAACCTACCAGTTTTAGATCAATCTGCAAGATCTGagttgctttatttttgtttgcctACCCCTTGACTGAGCAAATTGTTACTGGATTGGCCTATTTGATACTCCAGGCTAAGCAAACTTCTATAGGATGCAATATTTACCTGTATGATTTGCCTTTCTTAAAATTAACTGCACGTCACCCTGAAGGTAGTATTTGAGAGACTGTGTCACACATAAGATATTCTGTGGCTCTAATGGATGATAACTGACTAAGAGAAAGCAACAAACACAAAGGTAAAGGAGATTTCCTACAGAGAAAAAAGCATTCCAACTAAGGAACAAGAGCTCCACAATAGCTTTTAATTATAACTAAATCTcatcatataaatatatatggaaaAATATGCTGTTATTTGATAACATACTTATGTGATTAACCACTCATACATGCATTATTTGagggcggggaaaaaaaaacaactatcacaaaaaaaacccccatcaGCCAAAAGACCCCACAAGTAACCCATCTCCTCAACTCCCTTGCTCCACTGCCCAAACTGCACAGCTATCATTTCCCTTAAAGGGAATATGTAATCGCCGATATAGACTGTAAATAAATTCCCCAACCAGGGAATCATCATTTTTATGAAGAACATTAACCTGACTGACAGTAattcaggaaacaaaaaaaagtatcaaAACCTAATTTCTCTCAGACTGCATACAGAATCATTAGGCTTCAGTAAGTTGGAGACAAAGATAAGATTCTTGCTTTCTATAATCAATGTCAAATTAGTATCCATTTACAAAAATTAAATCTATAacaaactcttttcttttttttaaatcttaaaaatTTCTGCCCTTCAAAACTGGTCTTTTCCAGATTGTATGAACACTTTAACCTACTTCTGGATCCTGCTATTTAAGTTTTTACACTGACTCTTCCTTGTTTACCAGTTCTTTGTAGATCTAGTGCTATACACCACTCCTACACAGATGGTTTTGTAATCAATGTGAAAAAAGCATACTAGTGGCCATAACTTCCCTAACAATAAACTTTGGAATCATACCTTATTCTTGCCTTGCTCTAACTGACCAGAGAGGTCTGGGTAAGGATGATACTCAAGACAGGAGCCCAATGTTGTATTTCTATCGGCTCCCCAAAGCACCCAAAGATTATGAACACAATTAGGTCTGTGTTTGCCATATGAGTTCCGTGTCCACAgagcacagaaaataaacaacTTGTCCCTTTGGTTCCTGCAGTACTCCCAAGCCATGCCCTTGGGAGAGGGAGGGCTGCTTTGCCCAAGAGTACATGCCACAGGTTTTGTTTACATTTAAACCCAGGCTTCAGGGTGCTCAGTATCTCTCTGAAAGTGACCTGCAGGTTTTTGACCGTGAAAAACTCAGCGAGATCCTAAGCTGAATGTTCAGCATCACTGTGCTCCATCCTCACTTCACACAGAATGGTGGCATCAGAGACCTCAAAGGGCTTGACAGAACAGACAGGAGAAGGAAACAAGAGTGAAGAGAAGAGTGGTCCTTGAGCATCCCTCTTCACAGGTCTTTGTAGCTGGTAGGGCTCAGTATTACAACTGAATGTGTTACAGTTAGCCACGGGTGATTTTACCATTATAAAACAAACCACCTAGCAAGGCAGGAGGCAAGAAACCAAGAGTCATAACTAATAAGGCTAGACCCCAGCAGCGGTAAACACTGAACATACGCTTTTCATATCTGTAACAGTCTGTGAATGCACAGGCATGTGACAGGCAATTTCTCTTAGGAAGAACATGAATATTGCAAAGCACTCTGCAACTGCCTCAGCAGAAATCCTGCAGCAGAGTAACAAAGCccttgcagaggaaggcaaaggcCGTGCCCCAGTGTACCCTGGCAcatgcaccccaaacctcacatcACTGCTACACCTCCTCCTAGCTGAGGCAG comes from Patagioenas fasciata isolate bPatFas1 chromosome 6, bPatFas1.hap1, whole genome shotgun sequence and encodes:
- the LRRC8D gene encoding volume-regulated anion channel subunit LRRC8D, yielding MFTLAEVASLNDIQPTYRILKPWWDVFMDYLAVVMLMVAIFAGTMQLTKDQVVCLPVLQSTVNSKAQPGTSGKADFTTVETTTGQGEETSMRTVSFGSAPTVTPDVPLSGATSSQYQPTESGQELKKEQKDSLGRKTNLDFQQYVFINQMCYHLALPWYSKYFPYLVLIHTIILIVSSNFWFKYPKTCSKIEHFVSILGKCFESPWTTKALSETACEDSEENKQRLTGAQSLPKYVSTSSDEGSPSASTPMITKSGFKFSADKPMIEVPSVTILDKKDGEQAKALFEKVRKFRAHVEDSDLIYKLYVGQTVIKTVKFIFILCYTANFVNTISFEHICNPKVEHLIGYTQFECTHNMAYMLKKLLISYISLICVYGFICLYTLFWLFRIPLKEYSFEKVREESSFSDIPDVKNDFAFLLHMVDQYDQLYSKRFGVFLSEVSENKLREISLNHEWTFEKLRQHVSRNAQDKQELHLFMLSGVPDAVFDLTDLDVLKLELIPEAKIPAKISQMTNLQELHLYHCPAKVEQTAFSFLRDHLRCLHVKFTDVAEIPAWVYLLKNLRELYLIGNLNSENNKMIGLESLRELRHLKILHVKSNLTKIPPNITDVAPHLTKLVIHNDGTKLVVLNSLKKMTNVAELELQNCELERIPHAIFSLSNLQELDLKSNSIRTIEEIISFQHLKRLTCLKLWHNKIVNIPSSITHIKNLESLYLSNNKLESLPAAVFSLQKLRCLDVSYNSIALIPVEIGLLQNLQHFHITGNKVDVLPNQLFKCVKLRTLSLGQNCITSIPDKVSQLVQLTHLELKGNCLDRLPATLGQCQLLRKSGLVVEDHLFDALPSEVKEVLNQDTSIPFANGI